In the Gossypium arboreum isolate Shixiya-1 chromosome 10, ASM2569848v2, whole genome shotgun sequence genome, one interval contains:
- the LOC108487180 gene encoding uncharacterized protein LOC108487180: protein MEAFQSWVSEHKLTNIGAVWASAIGASLAYNSRGNSPLKPSLRLIHARMHSQALTLAVLSSAAAYHYYEKSTSNQEKVTNA, encoded by the exons ATGGAGGCATTTCAGTCTTGGGTTTCAGAACACAAGCTCACTAACATTG GTGCAGTTTGGGCATCTGCAATTGGGGCATCGTTGGCTTATAACAGCCGTGGAAATAGCCCTCTTAAGCCAAGTCTGAGGCTTATTCATGCAAG GATGCACTCACAAGCCTTAACACTGGCCGTGCTGTCTAGTGCAGCAGCTTACCATTACTATGAAAAAAGTACCAGTAACCAAGAGAAGGTCACCAATGCCTAG
- the LOC108488605 gene encoding flavonol sulfotransferase-like: protein MALNLSTTCESCKDENGSPPPPSFKEIISTHPTENGWKVFQHLCFYQGFWCFPLHLEGAMFAQHHFKAQATDVFLCSAPKTGNTWLKALSVAIVTRNDNSNNKLLLNKVPHECIMFLEKDLIKNPTAQSDEGRLPLVATHLPYTALPKSILHSGCKMVYICRDPKDAFVSLWHFARGIKINNNPDLPIDVAFELYSQGKSNFGPYWDHVLGYWKASQENPEKVHFMRYENLLTDTISEVKRLAECLGYPFSFEEEKQGSVEKLVNLCSLQNLSSLEINKNGKYGDAERGINNNVYFRKGKIGDWMNYLTSEMGEKLDNIMEEKLSGSGFTFREPN, encoded by the coding sequence ATGGCGCTCAATCTCTCTACTACCTGTGAAAGCTGTAAGGATGAAAATGGCAGTCCACCACCACCATCATTCAAAGAGATCATCTCCACTCATCCTACAGAAAATGGGTGGAAAGTTTTCCAGCATCTTTGTTTCTACCAAGGTTTTTGGTGCTTCCCTCTTCACCTCGAAGGAGCCATGTTTGCTCAACACCATTTCAAGGCTCAAGCTACTGATGTTTTCTTGTGTAGTGCTCCCAAGACGGGAAACACTTGGCTTAAGGCCCTCAGTGTCGCAATCGTCACTAGAAATGATAACTCCAACAACAAACTCTTGCTCAACAAGGTCCCCCATGAGTGCATCATGTTCTTGGAAAAGGATCTCATCAAGAATCCAACTGCTCAATCCGATGAAGGCAGGCTCCCTCTTGTGGCCACTCAcctgccttacactgctttgccTAAATCCATCCTCCATTCAGGTTGTAAAATGGTCTATATTTGCAGGGATCCTAAAGATGCATTTGTTTCCTTGTGGCACTTTGCAAGGGGTATAAAAATCAACAACAACCCTGATCTCCCCATTGATGTTGCCTTTGAGTTGTATTCCCAAGGAAAATCAAATTTCGGTCCTTATTGGGACCATGTTTTGGGGTACTGGAAAGCAAGCCAAGAAAACCCAGAAAAGGTCCATTTCATGAGATATGAAAATCTATTGACAGACACCATTTCTGAGGTGAAAAGGTTGGCTGAGTGCTTGGGGTACCCTTTCTCCTTCGAGGAAGAAAAACAAGGGTCAGTGGAGAAACTTGTCAACTTATGCAGCTTACAAAATCTGAGCAGCTTGGAGATCAACAAGAATGGGAAATATGGAGATGCTGAAAGGGGAATTAATAACAATGTTTACTTCCGAAAAGGGAAGATCGGGGACTGGATGAACTATCTCACCTCTGAGATGGGAGAGAAACTGGACAACATCATGGAAGAAAAGCTAAGTGGGTCAGGGTTCACATTTCGTGAACCCAATTAA